The following proteins are encoded in a genomic region of Haloarcula marina:
- a CDS encoding PKD domain-containing protein, translating into MERETAAIGSIACVLLVVAASFAPFGPVGMAAGNVGNVENRPDAYSVEQGDRCIPLTIVGDASQNVTSYYDYRSSPNSDFSSHGTDDRQVSQVSQFYVYRGENADSLLFLHDRRNDDSPEGGAVSMDIQNIPEQASWSVEDDNYSEEADDRFIHGETRSRVDWVWAPERTDGGALSGMGHVNDSGITIQAAFGNDTYAARELDSPYADGNLSWAARGPDERLAPLSKSESVTVRQGGCPTNTAPNADLTVTPETATPGTTVTLDASASTDPDGIYRYYWDVDNDGTIDNTTTTPTLQQTYDTIGQRTVRVVVEDTTRLRSEATATVNVTAGTVSATINAPTQATVSEPVAFDGSNSTASPGATYEWTFGDGTTATGQQVSHTYAQTGQFNVTLNVTESTGERDSATATVTVGLNESRDPTASLSAPATVQAGTSATLDASNSTAPRGSATYEWDLNGDGTPENVTTTPTLTTTFGTVGNQTVSVTVVDGANRTDTATATVTVGLNENRDPTASLSAPATVQAGTSVTLDASNSTAPRGSATYEWDLNGDGTPENVTTTPTLTTTFGTVGNQTVSVTVVDGANRTDTASAPVSVTVDERLSATIRADASQSEPGESVGFSLGASPSERVVDRSIDFGDGETATNVGTSVRHVFDDPGTYTVSYTATGRFGQTASATTAVTVERQASSGGGGGSDSGGSSGGGGGGSDDDDSGDSGGSGGSSLPPAPEPTPEPESEQTTVTQTVGTLNVTFAEATDRFETRLDDGTLGPSEVRVRRVAFSNVSADTTVTVRDEWNGTTEPPNGTDRTPLALGPSVSGGSASSVTYQLAIDREWVRSQGGSVGSLTPATWSGSEWEPAEGTVVRNGSTVVMNVTADPAAPMALGVATPQVSGESIGTAGSPVVGQPLIVTATLSNTGHRDGTETVTTVLGGRVVASEQVTVPAGGTADLSFTITPTRAGTQELSLAGQSRTLEVAESVASIGSPSVSVAKSRVAPGETVRVNATFTNDGTAAGNVSAEFVAFGDVVETERMQLEPGESRTVTFEQRIERPGEYALSVNGQNATVTVDGEVTQTEETFVGGSGGSGDGGSRSPLTLALLAVGGVGVVVGGIVVLTRQL; encoded by the coding sequence ATGGAACGTGAGACTGCTGCTATCGGGAGCATCGCCTGTGTACTACTGGTTGTCGCAGCCAGTTTCGCTCCGTTCGGTCCCGTCGGGATGGCCGCGGGGAACGTCGGGAACGTCGAGAACCGCCCGGACGCGTACAGCGTGGAGCAAGGCGACCGATGTATCCCGCTGACGATAGTCGGCGACGCCTCCCAAAACGTCACGTCGTACTACGACTATCGGAGTTCCCCGAACTCTGACTTTAGCTCTCACGGGACCGACGACCGGCAGGTCTCGCAGGTTAGCCAGTTCTACGTCTACCGTGGGGAGAACGCCGACAGCCTCCTCTTCCTCCACGACCGGCGCAACGACGACAGCCCCGAAGGTGGCGCGGTTTCGATGGACATCCAGAACATCCCCGAGCAGGCCAGTTGGTCCGTCGAGGACGACAACTACAGCGAGGAGGCTGACGACCGGTTCATCCACGGCGAGACGCGGAGTCGCGTCGACTGGGTCTGGGCACCCGAACGAACTGACGGCGGGGCGCTCTCCGGCATGGGCCACGTCAACGACAGCGGTATCACCATCCAAGCGGCCTTCGGGAACGACACGTACGCAGCTCGAGAACTCGACTCCCCCTACGCCGACGGCAACCTCTCGTGGGCGGCGCGCGGCCCCGACGAACGGCTCGCGCCGCTCTCGAAGTCCGAGTCGGTGACCGTCCGGCAGGGCGGTTGTCCCACCAACACGGCCCCGAACGCGGACCTGACGGTGACCCCGGAGACGGCGACCCCCGGAACGACGGTCACGCTCGACGCCAGCGCGAGCACGGACCCAGACGGCATCTACCGCTACTACTGGGACGTGGACAACGACGGCACCATCGACAACACGACGACGACGCCGACGCTCCAGCAGACCTACGACACCATCGGCCAGCGGACCGTTCGCGTCGTCGTCGAGGACACGACGCGGTTGCGGAGCGAAGCCACGGCGACGGTGAACGTCACGGCGGGGACGGTGTCCGCGACCATCAACGCCCCGACGCAAGCGACCGTCTCTGAGCCGGTGGCCTTCGACGGCTCCAACTCGACGGCCAGCCCCGGAGCGACCTACGAGTGGACCTTCGGCGACGGGACGACCGCCACCGGACAGCAGGTGTCACACACGTACGCGCAGACGGGACAGTTCAACGTCACGCTGAACGTGACCGAATCGACCGGGGAACGCGACAGTGCGACAGCGACCGTCACGGTCGGCCTCAACGAGAGCCGAGACCCGACGGCCAGTCTCAGCGCACCCGCGACCGTACAGGCGGGGACGAGCGCGACCCTCGACGCCTCGAACTCGACCGCTCCGCGCGGAAGCGCGACCTACGAGTGGGACCTGAACGGTGACGGGACCCCCGAAAACGTCACGACGACGCCGACGCTGACCACGACGTTCGGGACCGTCGGCAACCAGACCGTGTCGGTGACCGTCGTCGACGGCGCGAACCGAACAGATACCGCGACAGCGACGGTCACGGTCGGCCTCAACGAGAACCGAGACCCGACGGCCAGCCTCAGCGCGCCCGCGACCGTACAGGCGGGAACGAGCGTAACCCTCGACGCCTCGAACTCGACCGCTCCACGCGGGAGCGCGACCTACGAGTGGGACCTGAACGGTGACGGAACCCCCGAAAACGTCACCACGACGCCGACGCTGACCACGACGTTCGGGACCGTCGGCAACCAGACCGTGTCGGTGACCGTCGTCGACGGCGCGAACCGAACAGATACCGCGAGCGCACCCGTCTCGGTGACGGTCGACGAACGCCTCTCGGCCACGATACGGGCCGACGCGAGTCAGTCCGAACCCGGTGAATCGGTGGGGTTCTCCCTCGGGGCGTCGCCGTCCGAACGAGTGGTCGACCGCAGTATCGACTTCGGCGACGGGGAGACGGCGACCAACGTCGGCACGTCGGTCAGGCACGTCTTCGACGACCCCGGAACGTACACCGTGAGCTACACCGCGACCGGCCGTTTCGGACAGACGGCGTCCGCGACGACTGCGGTCACCGTCGAACGACAGGCCAGCAGCGGCGGCGGTGGCGGCAGTGACAGCGGCGGTAGCTCCGGCGGCGGTGGCGGGGGCAGTGACGACGACGATAGCGGCGACAGCGGCGGCAGCGGCGGGTCGTCCCTCCCACCCGCCCCGGAACCGACGCCGGAACCCGAGTCTGAGCAGACCACCGTGACCCAGACGGTCGGCACCCTGAACGTCACGTTCGCCGAGGCGACCGACCGGTTCGAGACGCGCCTCGACGACGGGACGCTGGGCCCGAGCGAAGTCCGCGTCCGCCGGGTCGCCTTCTCGAACGTCTCCGCCGACACCACGGTCACGGTGCGCGACGAGTGGAACGGGACGACAGAACCGCCGAACGGAACCGACCGGACGCCCCTCGCCCTTGGCCCATCGGTATCCGGTGGAAGCGCGTCCTCGGTGACCTACCAACTCGCAATCGACCGCGAGTGGGTCCGGAGTCAGGGGGGGTCGGTCGGGTCGCTCACGCCCGCGACGTGGAGCGGGTCCGAGTGGGAACCCGCCGAAGGAACCGTCGTCCGGAACGGGTCGACCGTGGTGATGAACGTCACCGCCGACCCCGCCGCCCCGATGGCGCTCGGCGTCGCCACGCCGCAGGTCAGCGGTGAGAGCATCGGAACCGCCGGGTCACCCGTCGTGGGACAGCCGCTCATCGTCACCGCGACGCTGTCGAACACCGGTCACCGCGACGGGACCGAGACGGTGACGACGGTCCTCGGCGGCCGCGTCGTCGCCTCCGAGCAGGTGACCGTCCCCGCTGGAGGGACGGCGGACCTGTCGTTCACGATCACGCCGACTCGCGCGGGGACGCAGGAACTCTCGCTCGCCGGGCAGAGCCGCACCCTCGAAGTGGCCGAATCGGTGGCGAGCATCGGGTCGCCGTCGGTCAGCGTCGCCAAGTCCCGCGTCGCACCCGGCGAAACGGTCCGGGTGAACGCGACGTTCACCAACGACGGGACCGCCGCCGGGAACGTCAGCGCGGAGTTCGTCGCCTTCGGCGACGTCGTCGAAACCGAACGGATGCAGTTAGAACCCGGCGAGTCCCGGACCGTGACGTTCGAACAGCGCATCGAGCGCCCCGGCGAGTACGCCCTCAGCGTCAACGGACAGAACGCAACGGTGACCGTCGACGGCGAGGTGACCCAGACCGAGGAGACGTTCGTCGGCGGGAGCGGCGGGTCCGGGGACGGCGGTTCCCGGTCGCCGTTGACGCTCGCGCTCCTCGCGGTGGGCGGCGTCGGCGTGGTCGTCGGCGGTATCGTCGTCCTGACCCGGCAGTTGTAG
- a CDS encoding glycosyltransferase family 2 protein has translation MYEDATVAVVVPAYNEEGLVGRTIETIPAYVDRIYVVEDGSTDGTWDEIRRTAQAVNEATNRTNGFERRVVPIQHDRNRGVGGAIKTGYLAAREDRIDVTAVMGGDAQMQPELLEGVIRPIVEDEADYVKGNRLLSREHASGMPRFRYVGNRILTWLTRIASGYWSIGDPQNGYTAISLHALETTGIEEMYEYYGYCNDILVRLNVAGMRVLDVPRPANYGEEESHITYRSYIPKVSGMLLRDFLWRLRTKHTAEGPYSMLGLFAASALAGLGGVADTIRRSDSAGEALGRLLVTLLLSGTFLVAALLIDRGNESHLDGRATTDAAEQPATTDESRSVPAATGQD, from the coding sequence GTGTACGAGGATGCCACAGTCGCCGTCGTCGTCCCGGCGTACAACGAAGAGGGCTTGGTTGGACGAACGATTGAGACGATTCCCGCCTACGTCGACCGGATATACGTCGTCGAGGACGGCTCGACCGACGGGACGTGGGACGAAATCCGGCGCACTGCGCAGGCGGTCAACGAAGCCACCAATCGAACCAACGGATTCGAACGTCGTGTCGTCCCGATTCAGCACGACCGGAACCGCGGTGTCGGCGGCGCGATCAAGACCGGGTATCTCGCTGCGCGCGAGGACCGCATCGACGTGACGGCGGTCATGGGCGGCGACGCCCAGATGCAACCCGAACTCCTCGAAGGGGTCATTCGACCCATCGTCGAGGACGAGGCCGACTACGTGAAGGGCAACCGCCTCCTCTCGCGCGAACACGCCAGCGGGATGCCGAGATTTCGGTACGTCGGCAACCGCATCCTGACGTGGCTCACCCGAATCGCCAGCGGCTACTGGTCCATCGGCGACCCGCAGAACGGCTACACCGCCATCTCGCTGCACGCGCTCGAGACGACCGGTATCGAGGAGATGTACGAGTACTACGGCTACTGTAACGACATCTTGGTCCGGTTGAACGTCGCCGGGATGCGCGTCCTCGACGTGCCCCGGCCCGCGAACTACGGCGAGGAAGAGAGCCACATCACCTACCGCTCGTACATCCCGAAGGTCTCCGGGATGCTCCTCCGAGATTTCCTCTGGCGCCTTCGGACGAAACACACGGCCGAGGGGCCGTACTCGATGCTCGGGCTATTCGCGGCATCGGCGCTCGCGGGTCTCGGCGGCGTCGCCGACACGATTCGCCGCAGCGACTCTGCGGGCGAGGCGCTGGGCCGCCTGCTCGTGACCCTCCTCCTCAGCGGGACGTTCCTCGTGGCCGCGCTTCTCATCGACCGGGGGAACGAGTCACACCTGGACGGCCGAGCGACGACTGACGCCGCCGAGCAGCCCGCGACGACGGACGAATCACGGAGCGTCCCCGCGGCGACCGGACAGGACTGA
- a CDS encoding Gfo/Idh/MocA family protein — MTLKTAVVGGGVVSDFHLSGLKKCPKTDLVGICDLDESRARKKATEYDIGAYADFEGMLAREDLDWIHLCTPVQTHLDLARMAIEDDIAVQIEKPVTTSAAEAEELEALVEEHDAKASVVHNHNYDPAIRKAARLIDAGVIGELRSVNMLYAGETYPDEVKRGAWAFDLPGGEFEEGLPHPIYLVLKLGGYPAAEDGIQAQTALTQEYEQGFDYDSAQFQYTSGDGVLCSGTVLASDIPHKTLTVHGERGSLDIDVVSQSVTVLDKDYQASPKARAMMNVDHILGRVRGTLENIVAVGKRSYYDDWEYERDLDSHYYQIDVEAEAIMNGDPMPVPIEEGTWTLRVMEEIRRAAVRPDEGEQIALNTDSL; from the coding sequence ATGACACTGAAAACTGCGGTCGTCGGCGGTGGAGTGGTGTCGGACTTTCACCTCTCCGGCCTGAAGAAGTGTCCGAAGACGGACCTCGTCGGCATCTGTGACCTCGACGAATCGCGTGCGCGGAAGAAAGCTACCGAGTACGATATCGGCGCGTACGCCGACTTCGAGGGGATGCTCGCCCGCGAGGACCTGGATTGGATTCACCTCTGTACGCCCGTACAGACGCATCTGGACTTGGCCCGGATGGCTATCGAAGACGACATCGCCGTCCAAATAGAGAAACCCGTCACCACGTCGGCCGCAGAGGCCGAGGAACTGGAGGCGCTCGTCGAGGAACACGACGCGAAGGCGTCGGTCGTCCACAACCACAACTACGACCCCGCGATTCGGAAGGCGGCGCGTCTCATCGACGCCGGGGTCATCGGCGAGCTCCGCTCGGTCAACATGCTCTACGCCGGGGAGACGTACCCCGACGAAGTGAAGCGGGGCGCGTGGGCGTTCGACCTCCCCGGCGGCGAGTTCGAGGAGGGGCTTCCCCACCCCATCTATCTCGTCCTCAAACTCGGGGGCTATCCGGCCGCCGAGGACGGCATTCAGGCCCAGACCGCCCTCACACAGGAGTACGAGCAGGGATTCGACTACGACAGCGCCCAGTTCCAGTACACCAGCGGCGACGGCGTGCTGTGTAGCGGGACGGTCCTCGCAAGCGATATTCCCCACAAGACGCTGACCGTCCACGGCGAGCGCGGAAGTCTCGATATCGACGTGGTCTCGCAGTCGGTGACGGTGCTGGACAAGGACTATCAGGCATCGCCGAAGGCCCGCGCGATGATGAACGTCGACCACATCCTCGGCCGCGTCAGGGGGACGCTGGAGAACATCGTCGCCGTCGGCAAGCGCTCGTACTACGACGACTGGGAGTACGAGCGCGACCTCGACTCGCACTACTACCAGATAGACGTGGAGGCAGAGGCCATCATGAACGGCGACCCGATGCCCGTCCCCATCGAGGAGGGCACGTGGACGCTCCGCGTCATGGAGGAAATTCGCCGGGCGGCCGTCCGTCCCGACGAGGGCGAACAGATAGCGCTGAACACGGACTCCCTGTAG
- a CDS encoding HTH domain-containing protein, whose protein sequence is MPESSRESSDILRSLLPSRETPLRAEMFVHSLAPVGSKQQQDELAERLRSLVDDDVLTDLDLFVWGDSICTGSALAEIGTGKHVVSAIGDFYALAATRDVSIAPFFRISKVTSSITDESFRRIVPPCRCLALYAEDELVSVFPCLVDGESFTPEDALDWLESSANEAVASAVLADEQT, encoded by the coding sequence ATGCCAGAGAGTTCACGTGAGTCATCGGACATCCTCCGGTCACTGCTGCCTTCGAGAGAGACACCGCTCCGGGCAGAGATGTTCGTCCACTCACTCGCACCGGTGGGGAGCAAGCAACAACAGGACGAGTTGGCCGAACGGTTGAGGAGTCTGGTCGACGATGACGTGCTCACCGACCTCGACCTGTTCGTCTGGGGAGACAGTATCTGTACCGGGAGCGCGCTCGCCGAAATCGGGACCGGCAAGCACGTCGTCTCGGCTATCGGTGATTTCTACGCGCTCGCGGCCACGCGCGACGTCTCCATCGCACCGTTTTTCAGAATCTCGAAGGTGACTTCCAGCATCACCGACGAATCGTTCCGGCGAATCGTCCCGCCGTGTCGGTGTCTCGCACTCTACGCGGAGGACGAACTCGTCAGCGTCTTCCCGTGTCTCGTCGACGGCGAGTCGTTCACCCCGGAGGACGCCCTCGACTGGCTGGAGTCGTCGGCGAACGAAGCTGTCGCCTCGGCCGTCCTCGCGGACGAACAGACCTAA
- a CDS encoding DUF7344 domain-containing protein, with product MSHDAAEETVAERPKCVWDDQTLSLLASARRRTVVAVLAEAADTTHTLDSLAARVAEREAVDGGEDMPTHRVTADLHHVHLPKLDAAGVLEYDSDQRTVVARETARLESLLDVF from the coding sequence GTGAGTCACGACGCCGCCGAAGAAACAGTAGCGGAGCGACCGAAGTGCGTCTGGGACGACCAGACGCTCTCGCTGCTGGCGTCGGCGCGACGGCGAACGGTCGTCGCCGTCCTCGCCGAGGCCGCCGACACGACCCACACGCTCGACTCGCTGGCCGCCCGCGTCGCCGAGCGAGAGGCAGTCGACGGTGGCGAGGATATGCCGACTCACCGCGTTACCGCCGACTTGCACCACGTGCACCTCCCGAAACTCGACGCCGCGGGCGTCCTCGAATACGACTCCGACCAGCGGACCGTCGTCGCCCGCGAAACGGCACGTCTCGAGTCGCTGCTCGACGTGTTCTGA
- a CDS encoding DUF1616 domain-containing protein, with product MSVSETARRLAASTLETVPVDLLVLVAYVVFATATVGAGVGGTVVLFLVGGVLVLFAPGYAVVAALFPGRPTTRDAGEGAIALSLGSAHDGLLARERLALSFGVSVTLIPLLAVTLGAFGVQLTTESVLATVWLIVGSGVVIGAVRRLALPPNERFDALTIARQSSGEGLLAGDALTKALTVCLLVCVVAAVGSLSVALAGADQSMSFTSASLLTESSDGEFIAGGYPTNGSVGESQPLAVRVTNHHDSAANYTVVAKLQRVDGGSVLASDELFRTGQHVGVDETWTYDHTVTPTMAGQDLRLVYYVVRGPVPDQINEGSADRVLYLRIDVSPN from the coding sequence GTGAGCGTTTCGGAGACCGCTCGCCGCCTCGCGGCCTCGACGCTCGAGACGGTACCAGTGGACCTCTTGGTCCTCGTGGCTTACGTCGTCTTCGCGACGGCAACCGTTGGGGCGGGCGTCGGCGGGACGGTGGTGTTGTTCCTCGTCGGGGGCGTCCTCGTGCTGTTCGCGCCGGGGTACGCCGTCGTCGCGGCGCTGTTCCCCGGCCGCCCGACCACTCGGGACGCGGGCGAGGGGGCTATCGCCCTCTCACTCGGGTCGGCGCACGACGGCTTGCTGGCCCGCGAGCGACTCGCGCTGTCGTTCGGCGTGAGCGTCACGCTGATCCCCCTCCTGGCCGTCACCCTCGGCGCGTTCGGTGTCCAGTTGACGACCGAGTCCGTCCTTGCGACGGTGTGGCTCATCGTCGGGAGCGGCGTCGTTATCGGAGCGGTCCGCCGACTCGCGCTCCCACCGAACGAACGCTTCGACGCGCTGACCATCGCCCGACAGTCGAGCGGCGAGGGCCTCTTGGCGGGTGACGCGCTGACGAAGGCGCTCACGGTCTGTCTCCTCGTCTGCGTCGTCGCCGCCGTTGGTTCACTGTCGGTGGCCCTGGCCGGTGCTGACCAGTCGATGTCCTTCACCAGCGCGTCGCTGCTGACCGAGTCGTCCGACGGCGAGTTCATCGCCGGTGGCTATCCGACCAACGGCAGCGTCGGGGAGTCCCAACCGCTCGCCGTCAGAGTGACCAACCACCACGACAGCGCCGCGAACTACACGGTGGTTGCGAAGTTACAACGGGTCGACGGCGGGTCGGTCCTCGCCAGCGACGAACTGTTCCGGACCGGACAGCACGTCGGCGTCGACGAGACGTGGACCTACGACCACACCGTCACGCCGACGATGGCGGGGCAAGACCTCCGACTCGTCTACTACGTCGTCCGCGGCCCCGTCCCGGACCAGATAAACGAAGGCTCCGCCGACCGGGTCCTGTACCTCCGCATAGACGTTTCGCCGAACTAA
- a CDS encoding alkaline phosphatase family protein yields the protein MRTLLLGLDGTCHPVLDPLLDDGLLPTLESVFERSVTGALTSQLPPWTPSAWPSLYTGVNPGKHGVYGFLRFDGYDYDVVDATDVRAHSLWELLDYHDKSSVVVNVPVTAPASEIDGAVIPGYVSPEDPPGHPEGILDDVREAIGEYSVYGPMDTPGEAELGDIAAHTRTRGDAFAYLVDRFDPDFGFLEFQQTDTVFHRRPTDEAAIECVFSSVDDAVATALEAADPDNVVVVSDHGIGEYNGYEIRVNECLRDWDLLEATAGGEGMPSWDAIARRRLQRGESGEKPSPGVLERGVSLLASVGVTSQRIEAVLEPLGLAEFVASVAPTDAVRAGTEQVDFPASQAYMRDRIELGVRLNVAGREPDGVVGPDEYDAVRDTVIERFSALEDPDGRPVFEAVFPREDVFEGPYVEDAPDVVVVPREFENFLNGSLLGERFGTPRESWNHKRDGLVAATGPDIDGDESLADAHLFDIAPTVLATLGVPRSDLMDGRPLSVVDPTPAETYPDYEDSGRATRDDHEVADRLAHLGYLDES from the coding sequence ATGCGGACGCTCCTCTTGGGATTGGACGGGACCTGTCACCCCGTCCTCGACCCGTTGCTGGACGACGGCCTGCTACCGACCCTCGAATCGGTGTTCGAGCGAAGCGTCACGGGCGCACTGACCTCACAGTTGCCGCCGTGGACCCCCAGCGCGTGGCCGTCCTTGTACACCGGCGTCAACCCCGGTAAGCACGGCGTATACGGATTTCTGCGGTTCGACGGTTACGACTACGACGTTGTCGACGCGACGGACGTGCGCGCTCACTCGCTGTGGGAACTCCTAGATTACCACGACAAATCGAGCGTCGTGGTGAACGTCCCGGTGACCGCACCCGCGAGCGAAATCGACGGCGCGGTGATTCCGGGCTACGTCTCACCGGAAGACCCGCCGGGACACCCCGAGGGAATCCTCGACGACGTGCGCGAGGCCATCGGTGAGTACAGCGTCTACGGCCCGATGGACACGCCGGGCGAGGCCGAACTCGGCGACATCGCGGCCCACACGCGGACGCGGGGCGACGCGTTCGCGTACCTCGTCGACCGGTTCGACCCCGACTTCGGCTTTCTGGAGTTCCAGCAGACCGACACCGTCTTCCACCGCCGACCGACCGACGAGGCAGCTATCGAGTGCGTGTTCAGTTCCGTCGACGACGCGGTGGCGACGGCGCTGGAGGCCGCTGACCCCGACAACGTCGTCGTCGTCAGCGACCACGGCATCGGCGAGTACAACGGCTACGAAATCCGCGTTAACGAATGCTTACGCGACTGGGACCTGCTCGAAGCGACGGCTGGCGGCGAGGGGATGCCGTCCTGGGACGCCATCGCCCGCCGCCGCCTCCAGCGCGGGGAATCGGGTGAGAAACCGAGTCCGGGCGTACTGGAACGGGGCGTCTCCCTGTTGGCGAGCGTCGGGGTGACTAGCCAGCGCATCGAGGCCGTCCTCGAACCGCTCGGCCTCGCGGAGTTCGTCGCCAGCGTCGCGCCGACGGACGCCGTCCGGGCCGGGACCGAACAGGTCGACTTCCCGGCCTCGCAGGCGTACATGCGCGACCGCATCGAACTCGGCGTTCGCCTCAACGTCGCCGGGCGCGAACCGGACGGCGTCGTCGGCCCCGACGAGTACGACGCAGTTCGCGACACCGTCATCGAGCGATTCAGCGCGCTCGAAGACCCTGACGGCCGACCGGTGTTCGAGGCGGTATTTCCCCGCGAGGACGTTTTCGAGGGGCCGTACGTCGAGGATGCGCCGGACGTGGTGGTCGTCCCGCGCGAGTTCGAGAACTTCCTCAACGGGTCGTTGCTGGGCGAGCGCTTCGGCACCCCTCGCGAGTCGTGGAACCACAAGCGCGACGGCCTCGTCGCGGCGACCGGTCCCGACATCGACGGAGACGAATCGCTGGCCGACGCCCACCTGTTCGATATCGCGCCGACTGTCCTCGCCACCCTCGGCGTGCCTCGCTCGGACCTGATGGACGGGAGGCCGCTCTCCGTCGTCGACCCGACGCCCGCCGAAACGTACCCCGACTACGAGGATTCCGGGCGGGCCACTCGGGACGACCACGAGGTGGCCGACCGACTGGCGCATCTCGGCTACCTCGACGAGTCCTGA
- a CDS encoding GNAT family N-acetyltransferase, translating to MSIEVEALSSSDRDAWNEALGRTPERTPFHRFEALEVFAKYANASLYPLVGYKGEQIVGLFPLFVIRKGPITTAFSPPPSLKVSYMGPVIVSQPGMKTNSVERRRRRFVEESIEWLDETHDPHYVHVRTSITAPDTRPFDWELFEETPRFTYVVDLETDPDALFDRFSGDARSNIRDAQDACSITEGDVTAAQSIITQVRNRHAEQDISFTVTADFVADLYEALPEGYVRPYVCSVDGTFAGGSIVLEDDRRAYGWQGTVKTDVEYDVNDLLHWHVIREAAGRGLASYDLVGANNPRLSRYKSKFAPTLTQYHSLERSSKAIGTMARLYRRFG from the coding sequence ATGAGTATAGAGGTAGAAGCCCTCTCCAGTAGTGACCGCGACGCGTGGAACGAGGCGCTCGGACGGACGCCGGAGCGAACCCCGTTCCACCGGTTCGAGGCCCTCGAAGTGTTCGCCAAGTACGCGAACGCGAGCCTCTATCCGCTGGTCGGCTACAAGGGCGAGCAGATAGTCGGGCTGTTTCCGCTGTTCGTCATCCGGAAGGGGCCGATAACCACCGCATTCTCGCCGCCGCCGAGCCTGAAAGTGAGCTACATGGGACCGGTGATAGTGTCCCAACCGGGGATGAAAACCAACAGCGTCGAGCGCCGCCGTCGTCGGTTCGTCGAGGAGTCTATCGAGTGGCTCGACGAGACGCACGACCCCCACTACGTCCACGTCCGAACCTCCATCACGGCACCCGACACGCGCCCCTTCGATTGGGAGTTGTTCGAGGAGACGCCCCGGTTCACCTACGTCGTCGACTTGGAGACGGACCCCGACGCCCTGTTCGACCGCTTCAGCGGGGACGCGCGGTCGAACATCCGCGACGCCCAGGACGCCTGCTCGATTACCGAAGGTGACGTGACCGCCGCCCAGAGCATCATCACGCAGGTCCGGAACCGACATGCCGAACAGGACATCTCGTTTACCGTGACTGCCGACTTCGTCGCCGACCTCTACGAGGCCCTCCCCGAGGGCTACGTCCGACCGTACGTCTGTTCGGTCGACGGCACCTTCGCGGGCGGGAGTATCGTCCTCGAAGACGACCGGCGCGCCTACGGCTGGCAGGGGACCGTCAAGACCGACGTGGAGTACGACGTGAACGACCTGCTCCACTGGCACGTCATCCGCGAGGCCGCCGGTCGGGGGCTGGCGTCGTACGACCTCGTGGGCGCGAACAACCCGCGGTTGTCCCGGTACAAGTCGAAGTTCGCGCCGACGCTGACGCAGTACCACTCGCTCGAACGGAGCTCGAAAGCCATCGGCACGATGGCGCGACTCTACAGGCGCTTCGGCTGA